The following DNA comes from Nocardioides sp. JQ2195.
CTCGACGAGGCGTACGTCGAGTTCGTCCGCATGGACGACGCCGTCGACGGGCTGGCGGTCTACCGCGAGCACGCCAACGTGGTCGTCACCCGCACCTTCTCCAAGGCCTACGGGTTGGCCAACTTCCGGGTCGGGTACGCCGTTGCGCGAGCGCCGCTGGCCGGTGCCCTCCGCGCCGTCTCGCTGCCGTTCGGGGTCTCGGGTGTCGCGCAGGCCGCAGCCATCGCGTCGTTGCAGGCCGAGGAGCACCTGCTGGCCCGGGTCGAGTCGCTGGTGGCCGAGCGCAAGCGCGTCGTCGACGGCGTCCGCGCGGCCGGGTGGGACATCCCCGACGCGCAGGGCAACTTCATCTGGTTCGCCCTCGGCGACCGGACTGCGGACTTCGCGGCCGCCGCCGACGAGGTCGGCATCGTCGTGCGTCCGTTCGCGGGCGAGGGCGCGCGGGTGTCGATCGGCGAGCCGGAGGCCAATGACCGACTCATCGACCTGGCCGGCAGCTTCCGGCGCTGAGCGGTCTCGATACACCCGCTCGTTCCTCGCGGGCACTCGACCACCGGGACTTCTTGCTGGTCCTGGCGGGCACTCGACCACCACCGACTATCGTTGAAGAGGCAACCACAGGAGGAGCAGTCATGGGCGAGGACCACACCCCGACGTACGTCGCCAAGGGCGAGGAGTTCAGTCGCGACATGAACTACATCCCCGACCGCATCCTGGCCGGTGCCTCCTCGCAGGACCCGCGTGACGACGAGTTCCCCAGCGGCAGCAAGGACAGCCCGCGCGACGTGCAGGTGTGGCCCGTGGAGCCGGGGCGCTACCGATTGGTGGCTGCCAAGGCGTGCCCGTGGGCGAACCGCGCGATCATCGTGCGCAAGCTCCTCGGCCTCGAGGACGTGATCTCACTCGGGCTCCCCGGTCCCACGCACGACAAGCGCAGCTGGACCTTCGACCTCGACCCCGGTGGCGTCGACCCGGTCCTCGGCTACGAACGGTTGCAGCAGGCCTACTTCGCCCGCTTCCCCGACTACTCGCGTGGCATCACGGTGCCGGCGATGGTCGACGTGCCGACCAAGGCGGTGGTCACCAACGACTTCCCGCAGATCACCCACGACCTCTTCTTCGAGTGGCGCGACCACCACCGACCCGATGCCCCCGACCTCTGGCCCGACGACCTCCGCGAGGAGATGGAGTCGGTGATGAAGCGGGTGTTCACCGAGGTGAACAACGGCGTCTACCGCTGTGGCTTCGCCGGGTCCCAGGAGACGTACGACGCGGCGTACGACCGGCTCTGGACGGCGATGGACTGGCTCGAGGATCGGCTCACCGACCGGCGCTTCCTCATGGGGGACGCGATCACGGAGGCCGACGTCCGGCTCTTCACCACGCTGGCCCGGTTCGACGCCGTCTACCACGGACACTTCAAGTGCAACCGCAACAAGCTCGCCGAGATGCCCGCCCTGTGGGGCTACGCGCGCGACCTGTTCCAGACGCCCGGCTTCGGCGAGACGATCGACTTCGACCAGATCAAGGCGCACTACTACGTCGTGCACACCGACGTGAATCCCTCGGGGATCATCCCGAAGGGGCCTGCGCTGGAGGCCTGGCACTCACCGCACGGCCGGGCCTGAGCGCCGGTCGAGGATCACCACGCGCTCCGCAGCAGCTCCTGGAGCTCGGTGCGCGAGGGCCGACGCGGTGCCTGGGACAGTGACCAGTCGTCCAGTGCATGGTCGACGATGCTGTCCAGGTCCTCGCGGGCAATCCCCACGTCACGGAGTCGGACGGGGGCGTTCAGCTTCCCGAGCACCGAAGTCACGGCGCAGGTGGCAGCTTCAGCAGGTGCTTCGTCTGGGTCTCGGCCCAAGGCCTCCGCAACCTTGCGCAGGCCGGGTGCGCACGCCGGTGCATTGAACCGCATCGCGTGCGGCAACAGGATCGATTCGATGATCCCGTTGGAGACGTCGAATGCCGGGCCAACGGCGTGCGAGAGGGCCTGTGCCAGTCCGCTGCCCGAATGGTCGCTGGCCTGCCCGGCGAGGAGTGCGGCGGACATCAGGCGCAATCTGGGCTCGGGATCCACCGGTGAAGCAACCGACCGAGGTCCCCAGACCGCGATCTCGCGGAGAGCGTGCAAGGCCAGCGCATCGGTGAGTGGATCGTCGAGCGGGGCCTGCAACCCCTCCACAGCCATCGAGAACGCATTGAGCGTCGCGGACAGGAAGAGGGGTTGGGGCGTGGTCGCGATCATCGCTGGATCGAGGAAGACGCCCTGGGCCCTGGTCTTCGGATCGAACAGCGCCAGACGC
Coding sequences within:
- a CDS encoding iron-containing alcohol dehydrogenase family protein, producing the protein MTGRRRVTTASPPAFSHATPAFRTFCGDRAMAALPRELQRTGRARVVLVHGASVGRDEPAIGRVRQAVGDRLVGAFTEVRAHSPVPTVEAASRYLAEVGADAVIAVGGGSAVVTARAASILLAERAPLRQLCTSRAADGSLHSPRLLEPKIPQWILPTTPTTAYAKAGSAVRDPETGERLALFDPKTRAQGVFLDPAMIATTPQPLFLSATLNAFSMAVEGLQAPLDDPLTDALALHALREIAVWGPRSVASPVDPEPRLRLMSAALLAGQASDHSGSGLAQALSHAVGPAFDVSNGIIESILLPHAMRFNAPACAPGLRKVAEALGRDPDEAPAEAATCAVTSVLGKLNAPVRLRDVGIAREDLDSIVDHALDDWSLSQAPRRPSRTELQELLRSAW
- a CDS encoding glutathione S-transferase C-terminal domain-containing protein yields the protein MGEDHTPTYVAKGEEFSRDMNYIPDRILAGASSQDPRDDEFPSGSKDSPRDVQVWPVEPGRYRLVAAKACPWANRAIIVRKLLGLEDVISLGLPGPTHDKRSWTFDLDPGGVDPVLGYERLQQAYFARFPDYSRGITVPAMVDVPTKAVVTNDFPQITHDLFFEWRDHHRPDAPDLWPDDLREEMESVMKRVFTEVNNGVYRCGFAGSQETYDAAYDRLWTAMDWLEDRLTDRRFLMGDAITEADVRLFTTLARFDAVYHGHFKCNRNKLAEMPALWGYARDLFQTPGFGETIDFDQIKAHYYVVHTDVNPSGIIPKGPALEAWHSPHGRA